DNA from Parageobacillus thermoglucosidasius:
GGTAGCGCAGGCACCGCATGCAATACACTGGCTAAAGTCGTAAACAGGTTTCCCGCGAAAGCCAGGCGCAACCTCTAACGGTTTAAAGGGATACTTAACAGTAGCTTCCCCGACCTGTAGTGCTTTTTTAAGCAATTTTAACATCTTGGAAATCCCCCTTTCGCTTATAGCCGGGCTAGAGTTTTAGCGGAGAGTCCTTTCTTTCTTGGCAGTACCGCTCCAGCTCCCTATATTCGATCGTTTTTGCCTTTCTTTTACGCACGTCGATCACAGTAACCCGATCACAACAGGAATAGCAAGGGTCGATGCTAGCTATGATGAGCGGAGCATCAGAAACCGTGTTGCCCTGAAACATATATCTGAGAGATGGCCAATTATTATAAGTTGAGGCCCGCGCTCTCAGCCGATATACATTCTGGCCGCTTCCTGTCATTACCCAGTGAACATTTTCCCCCCTTGGTGCCTCGGTATATCCAACGGCAAAGGTGTACGGTTTATAAGAAAACCCCTCTACAAGAACAGGTCCTGGAGGCATTTCACTCAGGCATTTTTCAATGATGTCCAAAGATTGGAACAGTTCCGCCGCTCGTACTAATTGTCTGGAAAGAACATCGCATCCATCCTTGGAAATGACGTTCCAAGTTATCCGATCGTAAGCCGCATACGGATGGGTCATCCGCGTATCCCTTGCAAATCCTGATCCCCGCAAATTAGGACCTACCGGGCTATAATCTCGGGCTACTTTCGGGTCAAGACGGCCTACTCCTTTCGTTCGAGAGATAAAGTTAGTAGTATTGACCATAATATCAAGGAGCTCATCAAGATCTGTCCGCATCTCGGAAACTAAACGCAACACTTGATCTCTTTCCTCTTTTAAAATATCCCGGCGCACACCGCCAATCAGGTTCATGCCGTAAGTTTTACGGCCTCCGGTAAGAATTTCGGCCATTTTCATCGACTTCTCCCTAACCCGGAAGAAGTGCATGAAACCTGAATCGAACCCCACCAGGTGGGCCGCCACCCCAAGATTCAGAAGGTGGCTGTGCAATCTCTCCACCTCTAACAGGATCGTGCGAATATATTGAGCACGCAGCGGCACCTCAATTCCATTGGCAGTTTCCAGCGCCGTCGCATACGCCACGCTATGGGTATAGCCGCAAATACCGCAGATCCGCTCGACGAGGAAGTTAACTTGGTGATAGTCCATGCGGGTCTCCGCCAATTTCTCTATCCCGCGATGCACGTAGAAAAGGCGGTAATCCGCGTCTATAATATACTCACCGTCGACATAGAGCCGGAAATGCCCCGGCTCGTCGTTGGCAATATGCAACGGACCGATAGGTACCTCGACAATCCCCTCTCCTTCCACTTCGATAAACTTGTAGCTTTCTTCCTCCACTGCCGGATCAGGACGAAAAACGTTGGCATCTTTCCGCAGAGGATAATGGTGATCCGGCCAATCATCAGGCAATACCAGCCTCCGCGTATCGGGAAGGCCCACTGGTTCAAGACCGAACATATCCCGCACTTCCCGCTCATACCATACAGCCGCCGGCACCCGTGGGGTTAC
Protein-coding regions in this window:
- a CDS encoding NADH-quinone oxidoreductase subunit C; translation: MENKMKSDQGKKYVEALRSKFGTAILDESWQTPDQVTLTVKLNSLPEVVEEVYYRQGGWLANVIGNDERSLNGHFALYYVLSMEQAQDSRQNFWLTVKALIPSHKPEFPSVTPRVPAAVWYEREVRDMFGLEPVGLPDTRRLVLPDDWPDHHYPLRKDANVFRPDPAVEEESYKFIEVEGEGIVEVPIGPLHIANDEPGHFRLYVDGEYIIDADYRLFYVHRGIEKLAETRMDYHQVNFLVERICGICGYTHSVAYATALETANGIEVPLRAQYIRTILLEVERLHSHLLNLGVAAHLVGFDSGFMHFFRVREKSMKMAEILTGGRKTYGMNLIGGVRRDILKEERDQVLRLVSEMRTDLDELLDIMVNTTNFISRTKGVGRLDPKVARDYSPVGPNLRGSGFARDTRMTHPYAAYDRITWNVISKDGCDVLSRQLVRAAELFQSLDIIEKCLSEMPPGPVLVEGFSYKPYTFAVGYTEAPRGENVHWVMTGSGQNVYRLRARASTYNNWPSLRYMFQGNTVSDAPLIIASIDPCYSCCDRVTVIDVRKRKAKTIEYRELERYCQERKDSPLKL